A genomic segment from Geitlerinema sp. PCC 7407 encodes:
- the tgt gene encoding tRNA guanosine(34) transglycosylase Tgt: protein MSQSAFSYQCQAQCCHTHARAGVFMTPHGPVETPRFMPVGTLANVKTLTPAQLKDTGAQMVLANTYHLHLQPGENIVAQAGGLHRFMHWQGPMLTDSGGFQVFSLSEMRVISEEGVKFRSPKDGQLINLTPERSIEIQNALGADVIMAFDECPPYPASREAVQEATARTYRWLQRCIAAHQRSDQALFGIVQGGVYGDLRQAAARQLVELDLPGYAIGGVSVGEPADLIEGIVQATAPLLPAHKPRYLMGVGTYREMVQAIAAGVDLFDCVIPTRFARHGAVLSHGTRWNIKNSQYREDFSPIDETCPCYTCQHFTRAYLCHLVRSQELLAYTLLSIHNVTELIRFTQRIRDSIFAGTFTTEFAEWLSPESLRA, encoded by the coding sequence TTGAGCCAATCCGCTTTTTCCTACCAGTGCCAGGCCCAGTGCTGCCACACCCACGCCCGCGCGGGTGTCTTCATGACGCCCCACGGCCCCGTCGAGACGCCTCGATTCATGCCCGTCGGCACCCTCGCCAACGTCAAGACCCTCACCCCCGCTCAGCTCAAGGACACGGGGGCCCAGATGGTCCTGGCCAACACCTACCATCTCCATTTGCAGCCCGGCGAGAATATCGTGGCCCAGGCCGGCGGTCTCCACCGCTTCATGCACTGGCAAGGCCCCATGCTCACGGACTCGGGGGGATTCCAAGTCTTCAGTCTCAGCGAGATGCGGGTCATCAGCGAGGAAGGCGTCAAGTTCCGCTCGCCCAAGGACGGCCAGCTGATCAATCTCACGCCAGAGCGATCGATCGAAATTCAGAACGCCCTGGGGGCCGATGTGATCATGGCCTTTGACGAGTGCCCGCCCTATCCGGCATCTCGCGAGGCGGTCCAGGAGGCCACAGCCCGCACCTACCGCTGGCTCCAGCGATGCATCGCGGCCCATCAGCGATCGGATCAGGCCCTGTTTGGAATTGTGCAGGGGGGCGTCTATGGGGATTTGCGGCAGGCGGCGGCGCGCCAGCTCGTGGAGCTGGATCTGCCGGGGTACGCGATCGGGGGCGTGAGTGTCGGAGAACCCGCAGACCTGATCGAGGGCATCGTGCAGGCGACAGCGCCGCTGCTGCCGGCCCACAAGCCCCGCTACCTGATGGGGGTGGGGACCTACCGGGAGATGGTGCAGGCGATCGCCGCTGGGGTGGATCTGTTTGACTGCGTGATTCCGACGCGCTTTGCTCGCCACGGCGCCGTCCTCAGCCACGGCACCCGCTGGAACATCAAGAACTCCCAGTACCGAGAAGATTTTTCTCCCATTGACGAAACCTGTCCGTGCTACACCTGCCAGCACTTTACGCGGGCTTATTTGTGCCACTTGGTGCGATCGCAGGAGCTGCTCGCCTACACCCTGCTGTCCATCCACAATGTGACTGAGCTGATCCGCTTTACCCAGCGAATTCGGGACTCGATTTTTGCAGGCACTTTCACCACAGAGTTTGCTGAATGGCTCTCGCCTGAGTCTCTGCGGGCCTGA
- a CDS encoding glutathione S-transferase family protein, with amino-acid sequence MLKLYGGARSRASIVQWYLEELGLPYEFVMLDMQAGEHRQPAYLAINPVGKVPAIVDGDYVLWESGAILLYLAEKYGPGTTPETRGTLAQWVSFANATLGPGLLNESLREKEAPRLLGAVETVLAQHPYLAGQELTVADVAVGATLAYMQLFVGLTYGDYPAIADYLTRITDRPAYQKAIGIRYQA; translated from the coding sequence TTGTTAAAGCTGTATGGCGGGGCGCGCAGTCGCGCCTCAATTGTCCAGTGGTATCTGGAAGAGCTGGGTCTTCCCTACGAGTTCGTAATGCTAGACATGCAGGCGGGAGAGCATCGCCAGCCCGCTTATCTGGCGATCAACCCGGTGGGCAAAGTGCCTGCGATCGTTGATGGGGACTATGTCCTGTGGGAATCGGGCGCGATCTTGCTCTATCTGGCCGAGAAGTATGGCCCGGGCACGACTCCCGAAACGCGCGGCACGCTGGCCCAGTGGGTGAGCTTTGCCAATGCGACTCTGGGCCCGGGCCTGCTCAATGAATCTCTGCGCGAAAAAGAAGCGCCGCGCTTGCTGGGCGCAGTCGAAACGGTCCTTGCTCAGCATCCCTATCTCGCAGGACAGGAGCTGACGGTTGCAGACGTTGCGGTGGGCGCGACCCTGGCCTACATGCAGCTTTTTGTGGGCCTGACCTATGGCGACTATCCGGCGATCGCCGACTACCTGACCCGCATCACCGATCGGCCTGCCTACCAGAAAGCCATCGGCATTCGCTACCAAGCTTAG
- the cobS gene encoding adenosylcobinamide-GDP ribazoletransferase produces the protein MGQKIFSTLAAAWVFYTCVPLPARWPLNFDGIAKVAPLVGVILGAIVGALDGGLALAGMPILTRSALVVMVWLALTGGLHLDGAMDTADGLAVMDPERRLAVMTDSVAGAFGVMAAIALLSLKIVALSELTGDRTLVLMAAAGWGRWGQLMAIARYPYLKAEGKGAFHKAAIRSSWAALPTGLLLVILGGVQGAIAPDLWLRAALMTGGGGAIALATGAWFHHKLGGHTGDTYGAVVEWTEALLLVLLTLA, from the coding sequence ATGGGGCAAAAAATTTTTAGTACGTTGGCGGCTGCGTGGGTCTTCTATACCTGTGTGCCTCTGCCAGCTCGATGGCCGCTTAATTTTGACGGGATTGCCAAGGTGGCGCCCCTGGTGGGCGTGATCCTGGGGGCGATTGTGGGGGCGCTGGATGGGGGGCTGGCTTTGGCTGGGATGCCGATTTTGACCCGCAGCGCCCTGGTGGTCATGGTCTGGCTGGCCCTGACGGGGGGGCTGCACCTCGATGGCGCGATGGATACGGCAGACGGTCTAGCGGTGATGGATCCTGAGCGGCGACTGGCGGTGATGACCGACAGCGTGGCGGGGGCCTTTGGGGTGATGGCGGCGATCGCCCTCTTGAGTCTCAAGATCGTTGCCCTGAGCGAGCTGACGGGCGATCGCACCCTGGTGCTGATGGCGGCGGCGGGCTGGGGGCGCTGGGGCCAGCTCATGGCGATCGCCCGCTACCCCTACCTGAAGGCCGAGGGCAAAGGGGCTTTTCATAAGGCGGCGATTCGATCAAGCTGGGCAGCCCTGCCGACGGGGCTGCTGCTGGTGATCCTGGGCGGGGTCCAGGGGGCGATCGCCCCGGATCTGTGGCTGCGCGCCGCGCTGATGACCGGCGGCGGCGGGGCGATCGCCCTGGCCACGGGCGCCTGGTTTCACCACAAGCTGGGCGGCCACACAGGGGACACCTACGGCGCGGTGGTGGAGTGGACCGAGGCGCTGCTGCTGGTGCTGCTGACCCTGGCCTAG
- the tmk gene encoding dTMP kinase: MKGKLIVFEGVEGAGKTTQIQRLRHWLTEGAGRDLIPAGGPGVVVTREPGGTALGTKLRRLLLEVGEEPMSDRAELLLYAADRAQHVEGFLRPLLAEGAIVLCDRFTDSTVAYQGFGRGLDGELIAQLNAIATAGLTSDVTLLLDLPVTVGLARTQRRGQADRMEQANQAFHERVQAGFRALAAAHPERMVAIDAGGSEAQVAQEIQTVMTERLCLWYPALAFRPSASPKPLS; this comes from the coding sequence CTGAAGGGAAAACTAATTGTTTTTGAAGGGGTTGAAGGCGCAGGGAAAACAACCCAAATTCAACGCTTGCGGCACTGGCTGACGGAGGGCGCTGGACGCGACCTGATTCCGGCGGGCGGGCCTGGGGTGGTGGTGACGCGGGAGCCGGGCGGCACGGCCCTGGGAACCAAGCTGCGGCGGCTGCTGCTGGAGGTTGGCGAGGAGCCGATGAGCGATCGGGCGGAGCTGCTGCTCTATGCGGCGGACCGGGCTCAGCATGTGGAAGGTTTTTTGCGGCCGCTGCTGGCGGAGGGGGCGATCGTGCTGTGCGATCGCTTTACGGATTCGACGGTGGCCTATCAGGGGTTTGGCCGGGGGCTCGATGGCGAGCTGATCGCGCAGCTCAACGCGATCGCGACGGCGGGCCTGACCAGTGATGTGACGCTGCTGCTCGATCTGCCGGTGACAGTGGGCCTGGCCCGCACCCAGCGCCGGGGCCAAGCCGATCGCATGGAGCAGGCGAACCAAGCGTTTCACGAGCGGGTGCAGGCGGGCTTTCGGGCTTTGGCGGCGGCCCATCCGGAGCGCATGGTGGCCATCGATGCGGGCGGCTCAGAAGCCCAGGTGGCCCAGGAGATTCAGACGGTGATGACGGAGCGGCTTTGTCTATGGTATCCAGCCCTTGCTTTCCGCCCATCGGCCAGCCCCAAGCCGTTGAGCTGA
- a CDS encoding DNA polymerase III subunit delta', which produces MVSSPCFPPIGQPQAVELINQAIARDRVAPAYLFAGPPGVGRSLGARYFMAQLLSRSLPPQKGDLLRDRLQRGNHPDVLWVQPTYLHQGKLLSAAEAASAGLKRKAPPQIRLEQVRSIAQFLGRPPLEAPRSLVVLEDADTMAEAAANGLLKTLEEPGKATLILIAPGPESLLPTLVSRCQRIPFYRLTREAMVQVLASLGHDELLQHPEVLAIAQGSPGAAIVAWEQIQAMPPEILDALHQPPRSLRAALTLARQIDQTLDTEAQLWLVDFLQHRYWQQMAAHGLGSHFLLRLEKTRQHLLGYAQPRLVWEVTLMELVPKP; this is translated from the coding sequence ATGGTATCCAGCCCTTGCTTTCCGCCCATCGGCCAGCCCCAAGCCGTTGAGCTGATCAATCAGGCGATCGCCCGCGATCGCGTTGCGCCGGCCTATTTGTTTGCTGGGCCGCCGGGGGTGGGGCGATCGCTGGGGGCGCGATATTTTATGGCGCAGCTGCTGAGCCGCAGCCTGCCGCCCCAGAAGGGGGACCTCCTGCGCGATCGCCTCCAGCGGGGCAACCACCCAGATGTGCTGTGGGTGCAGCCGACCTACCTCCACCAGGGCAAGCTGCTGTCGGCGGCCGAAGCGGCCTCGGCGGGCCTCAAGCGCAAAGCGCCGCCCCAGATTCGCCTTGAGCAGGTGCGATCGATCGCCCAGTTTCTGGGACGGCCGCCCCTGGAAGCGCCGCGATCGCTGGTGGTCCTCGAGGACGCGGACACCATGGCCGAGGCGGCGGCCAACGGGCTGCTCAAGACCCTCGAAGAACCGGGCAAAGCCACGCTGATCTTGATTGCGCCGGGGCCGGAGTCGCTGCTGCCGACCCTGGTTTCCCGCTGTCAGCGCATCCCTTTCTATCGGCTGACCCGAGAGGCTATGGTGCAGGTGCTGGCCAGTCTGGGACACGACGAGCTGCTCCAGCACCCTGAGGTTTTGGCGATCGCCCAGGGGAGCCCGGGAGCGGCGATCGTTGCCTGGGAGCAGATCCAGGCGATGCCGCCGGAGATCCTCGACGCCCTTCACCAGCCGCCGCGATCGCTGCGGGCTGCCCTCACCCTCGCTCGCCAAATCGACCAGACCCTCGACACCGAGGCCCAGCTGTGGCTCGTTGACTTTCTCCAGCACCGCTACTGGCAGCAGATGGCCGCCCACGGCCTGGGCTCCCATTTCCTGCTGAGACTGGAGAAGACGCGCCAGCACCTGCTGGGGTACGCCCAGCCCCGCCTGGTCTGGGAAGTCACCCTGATGGAGCTTGTGCCGAAACCCTGA
- a CDS encoding photosystem II reaction center protein K, which produces MEAALLLAKLPEAYAIFDPLVDVLPIIPVFFLLLAFVWQAAVGFR; this is translated from the coding sequence ATGGAAGCAGCCCTGCTGTTGGCAAAGTTGCCGGAAGCCTACGCAATTTTTGACCCCCTCGTCGATGTTTTGCCGATTATTCCGGTCTTTTTCCTGCTTTTGGCTTTTGTTTGGCAGGCAGCCGTTGGTTTCCGTTAA